A window from Drosophila nasuta strain 15112-1781.00 chromosome 3, ASM2355853v1, whole genome shotgun sequence encodes these proteins:
- the LOC132790708 gene encoding carbonic anhydrase 1: protein MDSITSWINSDFFSGLSQSIMQLNVYLLLFSFVGALLVLYNCRLFYELICSVDCDEQQGAGDRLVDVPGFDYGISNGPHTWQSADNNQSPINIETSDAVLHCFDNPLLWLGYDVMPSAIRLQNDGRTLKLHAAYPDEIPSIDGCDLLGSFSFHEISFRWSWYNETGSEHTVDNEHFPMEMQCLHTDATDHTHASSHGILIVSYMFSVSTDNPYLDVIIQHLVSVQSAGRQVEIPPFPLRYLMPAFYTDFYSYHGSLTEPPCHRGAEWFISPMSLAISERQLHEFRKLRNRSGTRISRNARPVQPLCDRDVFFNRYESGRR from the coding sequence ATGGACAGCATTACTAGTTGGATAAATAGCGATTTCTTTTCTGGTTTGTCGCAGTCCATAATGCAGTTAAATGTGTATCTGCTGCTCTTCTCATTTGTTGGAGCCTTGTTGGTGCTCTACAACTGTCGTTTATTCTATGAATTGATATGTAGTGTTGATTGCGATGAGCAGCAAGGAGCAGGAGATAGGTTAGTAGATGTACCTGGCTTCGATTATGGCATCAGTAATGGACCACACACCTGGCAGAGTGCAGACAACAATCAGAGTCCGATAAACATTGAAACGTCGGACGCAGTTTTGCATTGCTTTGACAATCCTTTGTTGTGGCTGGGATACGATGTGATGCCCTCGGCGATTCGCCTGCAGAACGATGGACGAACCTTGAAGCTGCATGCTGCCTATCCGGATGAGATACCCAGCATAGATGGCTGCGATTTGCTGGGCAGCTTTAGCTTCCATGAGATTAGCTTTCGCTGGAGCTGGTACAATGAAACAGGATCAGAGCACACGGTGGACAACGAACACTTTCCCATGGAGATGCAGTGTCTGCACACGGATGCCACAGATCACACACATGCCTCGAGTCACGGCATACTAATTGTCTCTTATATGTTTTCTGTATCTACAGACAATCCTTATTTGGATGTGATCATTCAACATCTGGTGTCAGTTCAATCAGCAGGCAGGCAAGTGGAGATTCCTCCCTTTCCCCTGAGGTATCTAATGCCCGCGTTCTACACGGACTTCTACAGCTATCACGGCTCGCTGACTGAGCCACCTTGCCACCGTGGTGCCGAGTGGTTCATCTCGCCCATGTCGTTGGCCATCAGTGAGAGGCAACTGCACGAATTCCGCAAACTGCGCAATCGCAGCGGAACTCGCATCTCTCGCAATGCGCGTCCTGTGCAGCCTCTTTGCGACAGAGATGTTTTCTTTAATCGCTATGAATCGGGTAGAAGATAA
- the LOC132794076 gene encoding cytospin-A, protein MECLTVLRQSHTEVISDLRAICEKLKLIKSETADLRNNLAMEATEDKLIGDLVLNQTLSSIIYKALLKMANMDDKLNVLEQNMKVTSTEADKLLLAADNHHTELVDSDSDSEAGSSTSTIVDEPLQSSATYSSELQTLLNSLKNREIQLDFSLEGVKSESTVKQQLVHPIVRIKERNAAEDQNINSSDRIDRQLFESFGDHRNRLLAHCQYVMRSYGIPMYEFSMSWASGHALCALIHYHHPELIDESYLKCKNADVTLQYASDVARSIGVEFEGSLVRLYRQKRPSYIKVFTFVHKLYNKLISIPTSKSK, encoded by the coding sequence ATGGAATGCTTGACAGTCCTGAGACAATCGCATACCGAGGTCATTAGCGATTTGCGTGCAATTTGCGAGAAGTTGAAGTTGATCAAGTCAGAAACAGCAGATCTTCGCAATAACTTGGCCATGGAAGCGACAGAGGATAAACTGATTGGAGATCTCGTCTTGAATCAGACACTCTCGAGCATTATCTACAAGGCACTATTGAAGATGGCAAATATGGatgataaattaaatgtgctcgaacaaaatatgaaagtCACTTCAACGGAGGCTGACAAGCTTTTACTTGCAGCGGATAATCATCACACAGAATTGGTAGACTCCGATTCTGATTCCGAAGCCGGATCTTCTACTTCAACTATAGTCGATGAGCCATTGCAGTCAAGTGCCACATACAGCTCTGAACTGCAAACGCTGCTCAACTCTCTTAAGAATCGAGAGATTCAACTAGATTTCAGTCTTGAAGGGGTAAAGTCCGAGTCGACAGTGAAGCAACAACTTGTGCATCCCATTGTGCGCATTAAGGAGAGGAATGCTGCTGAAGATCAGAATATAAACTCTTCGGATCGCATTGATAGACAACTGTTTGAATCGTTTGGAGATCATCGCAACAGGTTGCTGGCTCATTGCCAGTATGTGATGCGATCCTATGGCATTCCTATGTACGAGTTCTCAATGTCCTGGGCCAGTGGACACGCGCTTTGCGCCCTCATTCACTATCATCACCCGGAATTGATCGATGAGTCGTATTTGAAGTGCAAAAATGCTGATGTTACTCTGCAATATGCCAGCGATGTAGCACGTTCAATTGGCGTCGAATTCGAGGGCAGTTTGGTCCGATTGTATCGTCAAAAGCGTCCCAGTTACATCAAGGTGTTCACTTTCGTCCACAAGCTGTATAACAAACTCATCTCTATACCGACGTCCAAAAGCAAGTGA